AAGGGGTGACAATTCTGTTAATGTAAACTGCAAATTGATCAGTAACACCTGCACACAGTTTTGTAAAGCAGTGATATTGACaggtattaaaaaaatcaaaatactgAATGCactaaatgatcattttttaaaaagcctaaaACAAAGGAGTCCTTGCATCATTGTTCTAAAAGCTAAAATTAGTCTGAAAATATTTGGAATGAGCGGCTGGAGAATATCATATCACTCATGAAGTCATCAACATAACTTCAGGACTTTTTCTGTATCTTGAAACTGCTGTTGCTAAGCGACGGTGGTAAACATGGAGGGCGAGTCAACCAACCAGCCTCATGAGTCAAAGTTGGAGTATGAAAGGCGAATTTACGATCTCCAAAACAACCCTTAATGAAGAGCACTGTCACCAGCAGCACACGTGATGCTCATACCAACTGCTGTGTGGTACCTCGAGGTTTCCATAACAAATGTTAACAGCAACATATGATGCAGGCAGGGTCTAATTTGATCCTCTCTGGCATTTCTGACAACAATGTGACAAGGTGGGTCACCAGGCTACGTGTGTGTATGCTAAAACACAGACCACATCTACTCTTAAATCCAGTAAGTTCCAAACAAGCCAGAAAAGAAGTGCAATTCATCAATTAGTTCGGTACAGTACTGAGCAAATGAAGAGAAAAGGAAGTGACACATTTACTACTGGGACACACCGCTCATGAACCCCATCTGCCTGCTGGATGTCACTTAGCTGAATAGATCTGGCATATGCCGGGCGAGGATAATAACAAAAGCCAGAGTGAGAATGTTTAAGAAGTACAAATCACATCATTAATGTCATTAATTGGAGgcagaaatgtaattttaacaGAGGTATGGGCTTGAATGGCTCCACTTCCACAGAACGAGACCAAAAGCAAGTCCACAATAAAACACTACCTCATTATGAAAGCAAACAGAATATAACAAGCAGGCTCAAAAACTTCAAAAAGGCCTCATCTCAGAGAATCACGCCAGGAACAAAAACCAGAATAATTATAGAAGAAAAAGTGTTTGAGAGTGAATTTTCACAAATACTGCCTGTAGAATTAGAGGCCACATGTGAGATTAATGAGGCACAGGCCTGACAAAGAGGGAAGGCACCATCTTTTCTCAATTCCGGATCAAGATGTAAACAATGTCCCACCCTCtaaacaaacagggaacagtcctCAAGGGAATGTAATTGTTATATCAGCGTGCTGCTAGCACTTTCTCCTAATAGCAAAGAAAGCAGCCTTAAAGTGAAAATCTGTGCTGATAGTGTGCAACTAACTGTGAGAATAAGATTTTAATGTTGATTATTGGCACATGAGAAGCaccagtgaaaaaacaaagagagcatTCCTGAGGTCGGCCAGTGGACAAAGCAGCATTGTCATTTAGTAAAGGCTTGTTTTGGAAATCTGGATGACACTTGTTGATGTGCAACGAAGAGAAAATGTGACCAAGGCTCTAAAAAAAACAGTGCACTGTCATGTCTACCCAACACCTTAGTGCAGAAAGCCCAGTGTCTTTATTAGCTGTGTTTTAGTGAGGGTTAGCAAACAAATAAAGTTCTTGGATGCTAAAAAGCATTAGTAAAACATAGGATGATTACATTTAAAGGAGACATTTGAGATTCTGGAAAAGTTTGATGAGATTTTGATGAAAAGACTGCTAGTAAACTTCACGTCTATatggtaaatattaaaaaaatatgttaagcCTAGCTTAGCATGAAGGCTAAAAGCAGCTAGCTAACGCCACATAAAGGTAaattagtttttaaatatattgttttgttAATTACTGTGTGCAGCTTGTAATACAGGGTGTGATATGCTGGGAGGATGGAGAGGAATCCCTCACCTACTACAtaaactgctttttgttttgtgttttatctaaataaaatgtatttcccCCTCTGATTTTTAGCACTGCATCTTGAAACAGTCTATAAGGCAAACAACAATGAAATCAGAAACTGACTTTCACTTTCAGCACTCCTGATGGGAgatgacacagcaaacatggagGCGATCTGGATCCCATTCTGTTTCAGCTTTTTATTCTTCCACCTTCACACCAATGCTGCTTCAACATGTAAACTGCAGCTAATTAAATAACAGAGAAATGAAACTGATTCAGAGTTGAATCTGAGGCCCATCAGGCGGCAAAACACATTACAGAGTATTTCATTATATTAATAAGAATTACATTTAATCcagttaaattatttatatGGAAGTATTACAGGTGTTGCTTGATtggatttttaattattattaattgcaAAGACAGTAAGGGTTGCAAAAATCTTCTCGgaacaacattttaaagttgAGTTCCTTATTtcaaaaaaatgaacatttaggAAAAATAGAGAAATCAGGACATTCGGGACCAAATTACTCATCTTTCTGAACATATTTAAAAGAATGTATTTGTTCATGAAATTTCAGAAGCAGCAGCGGGTTTTTTAACTGAAGCTGCACTCCACACCGCACAGATTACATATTCAAGTAAGCAAGATAACACTAGTAAGTGCAGATAAACCCAATTGAGCTCTTGTGACCATCGGAGATAAGAAGAGATTAGACGTGAAATTACAAGCTTGGGGACAGACATTATCAGATAAAGACATGCTTCCACTAATCATCTTGAAATGCAGGACTGCAGAGCTAGAGTGACATGGGGGATGAGAAGCCCCAAAAACTTGCATATTcgacaggacaaagacaaatGCCTTCTGAAAAAAAATGACCACATGGAAGACAAAAGGCAGCACCTCCATGTGACATAAAACAGACTCCATTGCGTCTGTCTAAAAAGTGATTGTGGTTAGCTCTTGTCTTTTCCAATAACTGTGCATCTGAACAAGACAAGCAAGAGATTTACATAAAGCAGATTTTCCAACACAACATGACCTTGTATTCAGTTGTTGCACGTTGACGGACATGCTGGGACTTGATAGATGTAATATGGCTCTATTGTGTGAGTCGAAGGGAGttttttttggtcatattgctCAGGCACTCATCCCCTGTGCAGACAGCAGCCTCAGGTATTTCACTGCCTGTCCACCCCCACCCTGATTGTGACTGACTGTCACATGAAAACTAAACCTTTCCCAGATTCCTGTTTCAAATATGCCATTTGTGCCAGCTTAGCAAGCAGACGAAAGACGAACCTTAGGAAATTTAACCTCTAGCCCTGAAGTCATAGCCCACGTTTCATTTGCAAACCGCTGAGCTTACTCTTCAATTCTCAGGGAAACAGGAGAGTGGGGTGGGAGTCATGAGTGTAGCCATAATGTTCTGTGGTGCAGAGGCTTCAAACGAAATCCTTTCTTTAAATTCTTTACATGAGTCACGTTTTTAGAGGTGTTGTCCAACCTGATAAACTCATTCACTCGATTCCACCTCCCAAAAAGACATAATTTCTGTATTTCATCAGACTGAAGCAATATTAAAAAATTTTAGGCACTGAGCAAAACCACTGAAGCAAAAAGAGTCTCACTGAGATCCAgatgttgtcatttttttccatttataaaTCCTGAATTTCAAAATATGCAGCCAAAGATATAAACAAAATACCTATTAAATTAAGACGTGTCTACATTAAAAATATCTGTTACTGCTTATCCCATTCTAGGGCTGTGCCTCATCATTCCCATGAGAGAGAAAAAGTTCCCAGGATCTTGGTCAGCCATATTTGGTATGCTAATACCCACTCAATCTGACACATTCCCAACACACAGGAACAGGTGTCTTCAAAACAAGGCAAAGTCTTAGCGATCAGGGTATCCTCTTTTGTGGCTCCACAAGCAGCAAAAGGGGAAAATTATATGGTTTGGGAAAACCGTGGCAGCCTAAGCACAGagacccaaaacacacacacagcactagTGCTGAAATGTTAACAAGTAATTATATGCCTGGACTGCACTATAGAATAGCGATGAGACATAATAAAACCAAAGCGAGTCAGAGCACAGAAGGTCGTGGCTGATGTGCAGCTAGACAACAAACCATTCCAGGATCTAATAAGGTGAATTCAGGGGAAGCTGAAAACATTTAACTGAGCTTCCATGAAAGGAATCTCTGTATAACTGATACAGCATCTAATCAGATATGGAAACTCACGCTggatgaaaatgtgaaatgtgtttgtgtctcaccCATCAACATGGCAACTGGGAGGAGTTGAAACATCCTGACTCTGAGACGAATATAATGCACGTATCTGCATCTCGGTTACTGTCGCTCCTCTGACCGCTCGCTCACAGCAGCTTTCTGTTCAGCTCTCCCGTTCCACATGTGTTAGCTGTGAGCGGGATTTGTTTAACTGTCTGGAAAGCAGCCACTGTATGGTAATTTCTGTTGTGATAATTGCCTTAAGTACAGGTTAATGTGCGTGTACCCGAGCTGCTGGGCGAGTGAGCTTAACGCTGTTTGATGCTGACTGCGAGTTACTTGAAAACTTTAACAAGGCTGGGTGCAGGCCACGAGAAAAGCCTTGACTGGAGGTAGTTGCCTCCTATGGCTTCATATTCAGCAGTCACACTGTGGCTCGAAGAGTTGTTTGTTCACTTTAACTAATCAGTAAGGACATTACGCAAATTATAAATAtgctgtgtgtgggtgggggggggggggggggggggggcaacaaAGAACCTTGGATTGTGTTCAGACTGAGCATCCTTTTAGCTTTATTTGCGCCTGCTGGTAATCAGGTCAGCTGTCTAACCATGTGTGACAAGAGAGAAAGCAAAACAAgcgcaaaaaaaacaaaaaaaacagcagaaaatccTCCAACCATGATGGGAGgaaatattacatctgtgactATTGCTAACAGGCATGAAATTTATGAGCATACACTCATCGTTGGCCTATATTCTGTGTGGCTTCAGACTTGTCTTCAGTACAGTATGAAATCATGTCAGAACACAGCACAAAGTTTTAATGACCTTTAGAGTGCACAGATAGTGTGAAAGGTTAAAGGATGCTTAGCTTTCTTAGAAGCTTTTCTTTACTCTTAGATAAAATGCGCAGCCCGTTGTGTCTTTAAAAACCATCAGTGTGATCCAACATGTCTTTGAACGCAACATGACAAATTACCTCTGACTTCGGAGATTTACAGTGGCACCCCGAGGCCAGACATTTATCTGCTCAGCCTTGTACATGTCTTCATATCAAAGAGGCTCAACCTCCTCTCGTGGCTTTGAAAACCCCAAATCAGCCATGCAAAATACCAAGGTGGTGTTATTATCCTGAGATGATTACTCTTGGAAAGTTCACATGAATTACATAACATAATATCATATTGCAAGCAGGTGGGTGACAGACACCATGTCctttgctgcagcagcagcagcagcgttgCATTTGCACATATTTTATTTGACTAAATTCTCCTTTGAATTAAAGATAAAGTGTTTATAAGTGCTCTTGCTTTAGTGTATTTTCAGACACTGCTACAGGAGGTCACTGTGTGTACAGTTATTTGCTCATTTTGAATGCTTTTGTCACCagacatttccaaaacactCATAACTACAGCGAATCTTAAGGCGCCCTAACAcacaatagttctgtaaataACTTAGTGCACAAATATTCATTTAAACTCTTGACAGTATGTGAGTTTTGTTTACCTGTTCTCTCCTTTTGCATTGGAGGGCGGTGGGTGCAGAACAGTTTGGTTGTCCTCCATGTCCACGACACATTTtgtattcagttcaatttctgCAGAGAAAAGTTTGTTTGGAAAGTGAAGCAGAATGCGGGGGTGTGAAGAATAAAATCGGAGTTACTTTGGCCTTCTTTAAACTATTCTCAAGTCTGACTTCAGGCTCACAACTCAAACTGAAAGCAGCAATGGCGAAGAAACCAAAAGTTTATGGTAATGTGGCACGAAGCCAAGGAGACAGAAAAGGAGTCTGCAAGCAGAAATCGTCGTTATAACACTTACCCCTGCGGTTCATGGGCCGAACTCTCACTGCAACTTTTACCTTTGTATCCGACATTTTCGTCCACTTTTCACTCCCACCCTGTCTATTCGCCCAGCTATCAACGCAGAGTCTCCGACAAGAAAGCCCGGCTTTTTGCCAGAAAACAGGGCAAAAGAATCTAGCTAAACAATCCCAAATGAGTCCGATCCTCGATGAGAAGTGATGGGAAAGCGTTCATTTTTGTCTTAGTATCCATCCGGGTTCGCTTCTTGTGCAAATCCAGCACTCAGCTCCAGCCCCAGACAGCATCCCCACCGCCATCTTCCACTGGGAGCACGACTGCTATCCTCTGGCAGACTGGAGAGGCTGTGCCAAAGAGGGGGAAAGGATTTACGCACCCCGCCGGCGCATCGGCGCATTGGGGGAAACCAATGAACGAGAAATGTGAGCGTGTGTGACAAGTTAGTTCACATGCATCAGTGAGCATTGAGAGGCAGTGCGGAGCTAGGAGTCAGCTTTAAACAGTTGTTATCAAATATGATTTTTGGCTACGACTTATTGGCGCTTAGttctctcacacatacacactgaattgtttaattatttgcatttttggtAAGCAAGAAAGGGGGTCAAAAAATTTTACAGTTATATAACTTTATTATAAGGTTTAGCAGAATCATTTTTTGACCCACCACCTCACTTCTGTTGACGTAAAGCCTAAAAATAATGTCtgtttttcactcttatatCCCCAAGCTGCCAAATCTAACCGTTACATTAGCATTTATTCTGGGCttctttgaatttctttttaaagtttaagtTTTGCCATTTGTCAATCACCTTAAAGTTTTGCATTAAAaagctcttacacacacacacacacacacacacacacacacacacacacacacacacacacacacacatatatacataatttGTAACTTCTGTTTTAACACATATGATATAATCTAATTTAAAAAGTCTTCTGTTATAcacggaaaaaataaacatataatcTGTAGTTGTGGCATATAACGTTTATACTATCTATGTATGGTCTCACTGTCTGCTGttagcagctggacctttattTCTCAGATAGTTTCAATTGGCATAATTTTTCAAAAGCCTTGGATCAGTTCAGAGACTGAGAATCATCACATTGCTATATTACACGTCATTAAataacacaacatcattttcaaCAACTGctacaacattaacacaataacAGACATAATTTCATACCTGACGTCCTGCTGAAAATGGTTTCACCATATACaaccttttgttttattattattttgacacTTTCAAAGTAACACAATGACATTTTTACACTCTATCTAAAGTAAAACTTGACTTGTAAACTAGTCACAGAAGGCaactcaaacaacaacaaaaataaattaatacaaCCTCTCATCACTTCATCCTGTGATAAGCTACATTTCACTTCACTTTATTGAATTTGTCTCACTTGAACAGCTACTTTGGGATTGTTCATACATAAACTATGTCACAGGTCCAGCATCAGATTTGGGAGAATAAATCTTCACTGTATGGTCTCCACTGTCCAGTGTAATGAGAAGGTTGTTCAGTAGCGTTAATCCAACAGGGCGAATAAGATGGTCTCCCACAAGAGGAGTACGGACTGGGCCACTCTGGAGCTTCCCTAAGCTCCAAATCATCCCCTGGTCTGAGTCAATCACAATTAGATCTCCATCTCTGTCGAACGCCACACCTGAGATGCTGAGCCTCACTGTGGACTGCAGGGTCAGGCTAAAAGTGTCTGTCTGGTAAAGGAGGTGGAACTCTTTTGTAAACACCCTGAGCCTTCTGTGTTGGTGTCTCTCCGTTGGATTGGTGACATCAGTTAGATGCTCCGTCACTGCAGTGTTCCCATTCACGCAACAATAGGCCACCGCTTTAGGGCACTGAAGGTCTGAAATGGTTGTTTGATGCTCTAGAACGACGCTGTGACTATAGTCCACCCTCACCTTGGAGAGAGTGCCGGCCTCAACATCAGAGACCAGGATGTGTCCACAACTGTCAGTGTCCACGCCCCAGGGCATCTGGAAGGAATCTTTGATTGTCAACATGTGATTCCCCCTGGATGTGAACACTTTTACAGCTTTATCACCTGCATCAGTCACAACCACGTGACCAGCTGGGGTCACTGCCACGTCCACTGGGTAACAGATGTCCCCACTGGCTGCTCCTTTTTGCCCAAAGCTGTGCAGCTTCTTTCCCTGTAGATTGAACACCACCACTCTCTTTTCTCCATCATGGACCACAACTATTGTTCCTGAGGACCCCAAAACAGCTATTCCAGTTGGGTTGATAAGAGTCCCCCACCCACCAAATGCAGTACGCAGGAGAAGAGTTGTGCACGTCAGAGCTGCGGGAAAGATAAAACCAGCTTTTGCTCTACACGGAGGAGCAGACGGTGAGGGACTTTGAGACAACAGAAGATCCTTTAGGTCACTAAGAACCTGGCAGTGGGAGGTGCTGTCAACACTGCATAACTGTCGACAGAAAGGgcactccagcttcctcagGAGAGGGTGGGACAAAGCTGTGATGCATTCCAGACAGAGTACATGGCCACAGGAAAGGTTCTGCGGTCTGCGCTCCCTTTGCTGACAGCTAAACGTCTCGAAGCAGACTTTGCACTCCAGTAGGTTGATCTGTATCTCTCTGATGATCCCCTCTGGACTGAGGCAGCCACGATGTTGGAGACTCTTAGCCATGACTGAAATATCCTGTTCTTTAAACCCTGTGGGATGGTTCAGTCAGCTGATGCAGGCAGCAGCAAATTCAGGAAACCAAAATAGAATGCCAATTTACGTGGTGAAATAGAGAATCATGGAGAGAGGCATATGAAGCACAATTTTGTGTAAGCACTCGTGCCCTGGGCTTTTAGGCCACAACTGTCACGTGGTATTTTGCACATAACTAAGGCTCTCTGCTGCCCTCCTTTGGAACAGTCACAGAACCCAAATTGCAGATATCACAGAGTAAATTCAGTGACAAAAAAGCCTGtatattacttttaaaaaaggaaagaaagaaatatgccTGGCTGGAGTTCAGTGCACAATCTTAAATGTGCAACAGTGTGTCAGCCACAGCTCTGCCACTActcatgtttatttccaaaggaACAGCAACTGTACCTTCAAATACATCTTGCCGTAGGTCAGCATGCGGCAGCTATTTCAGTCTGAGTTTCATGCTGTGCAGACGGAGTGAAATCTGATCTGTTATGGGCCGTGCTTGAATCAGCCAATCCAGCCCTCCTTTGCTGCAGCGGGACACCCCTCAGGGGTCAAACaatgtcatttaaaatttctcTTGTTAAGTACGCAAACACAGAGGGGCTTCCTGCTAATAGGAATGTGACAGCAAGTAAAAACGACCAAACAAGATTaagaggaaatgaaaacacTTTTAATACATTTCACAGTGGAAAAGAACAGCACAGGTCGTTTTCAGCAGAATTGTTTTTGGCAAATGACATCTAAATCCACAGACGAGGTCCTATTTAGTGTCTACTGTATGTAGCACGGGAGCCAGGTCTGTTCCAGAGAGGTCAGTGTCTGGATTGTCAAGGATTATGAGGGATAGTATATCTGTACTGAGATGATACTGACACATGAAATGGAAATATAACCTTCAAATAAAATACTCAAGGCCAGAAGaatcaaagacacacacaaaaaaaatcagtcttAATAGAAACTGAAAGAAGATaggagttaaaaaaacaaaacaaacatgcaaacaggcACAAGGGGTGAATTAAAATGTTACCACGACAGTGAAAAAGGTTCACATAACAATACTGGCATCTTGCTGTGTGGTGAATACAAAGACTCTTGTAACGGTTTCCTACTACAACACTTGTTTTGATTGGAGTCAGCCATGCAAATGCAATATACGCAACAAGGTCAATccagacacagacagaaaaactgaCAATACATGCAGTAATTTGAATAATTATCTTCTcttattagtaaaaaaaaaaaagaagaaaagaaaagaaaagaaaagaaaaaaaattagcaGCCACAGGAGGACAAGGAGAGTAAAATCACTCAAGGTCACAATGATTCACAAAATACTCGAACATTACTTAATGTACAGTATTTTCAATAAACTTTCTGCAAAGTGCTTAAACTGTGTGCTTTGCTTCATTACAGGCCAAACGCAGACCCAAGCCGGTGATCCTACCACGCTAAAGCTGTCTGGTATTGAACTCCTGCCCACATTCaagttaaaaaacataaaatagtgAACATCTATGATGTAAATAGATAATCAGTGAcagacatttatataaaaatgctTTAGCTTCTTTTGTGCTATAAACATAGACGCTCCACTAAGTGATAAATTCTACATAATGGCTTTTAACATTGAAATGGGTTTGATACCAGAGTTGATATAAACCAGTCAATTGTACATTAGCCTTTAATGATACTGCTTCATAGGATAACTGAATTATGGCTCACTAGCTACAATGATCATGCAATTATATTTAGAAATGGCAGTTTTTGTTGCCAcacctttctctcacacactcgcACAAAATAAAATTCTCCCACTCTTTCAtccaaaaagcaaacacaaaaaaaaaagtgatcagTGGTTTAGGAGCTTTTATGACTACAGCACACACCAACGTGTGTATCTCTGTAGTCTGAGCCACTGTGCACTCCTAATAACACTGCATGGACCTGTTTTTCCACTTCTGCTGTCTGCACTCCATCTACTGTAGGTGGGTGGCTTTCTAGGCTTCGGTTACATCAGGAAGTGGTCG
The DNA window shown above is from Astatotilapia calliptera chromosome 11, fAstCal1.2, whole genome shotgun sequence and carries:
- the LOC113032349 gene encoding E3 ubiquitin-protein ligase NHLRC1 → MAKSLQHRGCLSPEGIIREIQINLLECKVCFETFSCQQRERRPQNLSCGHVLCLECITALSHPLLRKLECPFCRQLCSVDSTSHCQVLSDLKDLLLSQSPSPSAPPCRAKAGFIFPAALTCTTLLLRTAFGGWGTLINPTGIAVLGSSGTIVVVHDGEKRVVVFNLQGKKLHSFGQKGAASGDICYPVDVAVTPAGHVVVTDAGDKAVKVFTSRGNHMLTIKDSFQMPWGVDTDSCGHILVSDVEAGTLSKVRVDYSHSVVLEHQTTISDLQCPKAVAYCCVNGNTAVTEHLTDVTNPTERHQHRRLRVFTKEFHLLYQTDTFSLTLQSTVRLSISGVAFDRDGDLIVIDSDQGMIWSLGKLQSGPVRTPLVGDHLIRPVGLTLLNNLLITLDSGDHTVKIYSPKSDAGPVT